TGCCGGACAATCCCATGGCAGAGCGCCAGGCGGGGCTTGCCGACAAGATCGCCAATGCGCCGGAAACGCTGACGCCGGCCGAAACGCTGTCGCGCCTCGAACTCGCAACCCGGCAGCGCCCGAACGACCCGCAGCCGCATTTCTTCATTGGCGAGATGCTGCGCGCCGAGGGCCGCCCGGAAGATGCCGCGCGGGCGTATCAGTCTGCGCTGCGGCGGGATGAAAATTTCGTCCCGGCGCTGGTGTCGCTGGCCGACACGCTGGTGGCTCTGTCCGGCGGCGGAGTCAGCCCGCAGGCAACGCGGCTGTATGGCCGCGCCTACGAACTCGACCAGTCGCAAGTGCGCGCCGGGATGTGGGCCGCCATGGGCGCCGCACAGGCAGGCGACCAGGACAAGGCCGAACAGGCCATGCGTTATATCTATAACAATCTCCCCGAAGACGATCCGCGCCGCGAACGCTTCAAGGGCATGATCGCAGCCATCGGGCAGGGGGAAGAAGCCCCGCCCGCGCCAGAGGCTGCCCCGTCGGAATAGGTCAGTCCCGCTTTACAGAACCTGCCGCTGCAGCGTTTTTATGAGCGTCGAGGAACGGCGGCCATCATTGGCCGGACACAATTCCAGAGTGAACCGGCAGCGCTGGCCGTCAGGTGTCACGACGGTGAGATCCTCATTGTCGGCGGCAGACGCCATCTGGTGGCGCAGATAGCGGGCCGCGTATTCGCGTGGGGGCAGTTGCGTGCGTATGAACGATTCGATGTTCTCTGCACCCTGAATGTCTCCGAAAGGGGATGCGGTGGACCAGATCCCGTCCGGATGGAACAGGCTTGCGGCTTCCCCGGCCTCCCGCCGGTCGACATAGTCGAGAAAGCGCATCAGCATTGATCGCTTGGAGCCTCTCCCTGAATAGTGCGTATGCAGCAAGTGGTGAGCCGCCGCTGAGTTCGGCTTATGCAACTGAGTTTCGTAGAGCTTCCGGACATCCGTGTTTTCGTAGGAGCGCCGGCGCGGCGCTCTGGCGTCCATGTCGTAAATCGCTTTGCTGCGCTTCTTCAGGACGTCCGGGTCCATGGATTTCGGTTCGCCGCCGCCACCGAGGCAGCCACCCGAACAAGCCATCACCTCAATCGCGACAAATTCCGTGCGCCAGTCATCCGACTCCAGCATGCGCTGGGCGGCGGCAATGCCATTGCACACGGCAACGGTTCCCACGCCGGGAATGGATGCCGTCTTCACCGCATCATGTACGCCCCGCAATTGCTGCCACTCCAGCGGAATCTGGTCTTCCAGGCCTTTGAGGTGAGCGGCTGTCCGCACCATGGCTTCCATGACGCCGCCAGAGGCCCCGAAGATCTGGGCGGCGCCGGTGCTTTCGCCGAGCGGGTTGTCGAAGCTGCCATCTTCATCCAGCGCGCCAAACGCGATGTCGCGGGACCGGATCATCCGGGCGAGTTCACGGGTGGTCAGAACATGATCCACGTCACCTGACATGCCCGGCCTTCG
This is a stretch of genomic DNA from Hyphomonas adhaerens MHS-3. It encodes these proteins:
- a CDS encoding tetratricopeptide repeat protein, producing the protein MNRLNIAVAGLCLAIAVAGYLAVGKPGMPDNPMAERQAGLADKIANAPETLTPAETLSRLELATRQRPNDPQPHFFIGEMLRAEGRPEDAARAYQSALRRDENFVPALVSLADTLVALSGGGVSPQATRLYGRAYELDQSQVRAGMWAAMGAAQAGDQDKAEQAMRYIYNNLPEDDPRRERFKGMIAAIGQGEEAPPAPEAAPSE